In Gadus macrocephalus chromosome 11, ASM3116895v1, a single genomic region encodes these proteins:
- the paip1 gene encoding polyadenylate-binding protein-interacting protein 1: protein MNDHFDRAPGAGRARMPPISPGLAGGGDGDTKTSIFCQREPLRQPKTSPPFVENNTNSNDQASGDCRKQSKSQQPYTNNTDVSKGSGVDTLVMSSKLSASAPEFVPASASSYFEDPAYQDYDGSGAQDPSYQDYDGSGGYAEPTLAETVADFLGHLSSSPGSFDADVGYIVTMLNAWVTTEELLKDLVELIYTQSSAIPNFSYTGARLCNHLSQHLKISPKSGTFRQLLLQRCRQEFDHKDKAVKGDPTTRKSFHSFVLFLGELYLNLEVKSQTGPPNRADILLGALRDLLDCLFSNPDDSNLICAVKLLKLTGSVLEDTWKRNKKSDMDKLVKRIENTVLDANCSRDVKQMLLKLVELRSSDWGRVHAAAAANYATPDNDPNYFMNEPTFYTTDGTPFTAADPEYSEKYQEILDREDINFPEQEENNGSDSYEEEEDDEMDPEIEEAFENFCLESEKERAKRQ, encoded by the exons ATGAACGACCATTTCGACAGAGCTCCCGGGGCAGGAAGAGCCCGAATGCCACCAATATCTCCTGGCCTCGCAGGTGGCGGAGACGGGGACACTAAAACATCAATTTTTTGTCAAAGGGAACCACTTAGACAGCCGAAAACATCCCCCCCTTTCGTGGAAAATAACACAAACAGCAACGACCAGGCCAGCGGAG ACTGCAGAAAACAGAGTAAATCCCAACAGCCATACACCAACAACACAGATGTATCCAAAGGGTCTGGTGTTGATACCCTGGTCATGTCATCGAAACTCTCAGCCAGTGCCCCCGAGTTTGTTCCAGCATCAGCATCGAGTTACTTTGAG GACCCCGCCTATCAGGACTACGATGGCAGTGGCGCCCAGGACCCCTCCTATCAGGACTACGACGGCAGTGGCGGGTACGCCGAGCCGACGCTGGCCGAGACGGTGGCCGACTTCCTGGGCCACCTCAGCTCCTCGCCGGGCTCGTTTGACGCGGACGTGGGGTACATCGTCACCATGCTGAATGCCTGGGTCACAACAGAGGAGCTGCTGAAAGACCTGGTGGAGCTGATCTACACGCAG TCTAGTGCTATTCCCAACTTCTCCTACACGGGTGCCAGACTCTGTAACCACCTGTCTCAACATCTCAAAATAAGCCCCAAGAGTGGAACCTTCCGCCAGCTCCTCCTGCAAAG GTGTAGACAAGAGTTTGATCACAAGGACAAGGCCGTAAAGGGCGACCCCACCACCCGGAAGAGCTTCCACTCCTTTGTCCTCTTCCTGGGAGAGCTCTACCTCAATCTGGAG GTGAAGAGCCAGACTGGACCCCCAAACAGAGCCGACATTCTTCTGGGTGCTCTGAGAGACCTGTTGGACTGTCTTTTCTCCAACCCCGACGACTCGAACCTCATCTGTGCTGTCAAACTGCTCAAG CTCACTGGCTCGGTTCTCGAGGACACGTGGAAAAGGAATAAGAAGTCGGACATGGACAAGTTGGTTAAGAGGATAGAAAACACCGTTCTGGATGCCAATTGCAGCAG GGACGTGAAGCAGATGCTCCTGAAACTGGTGGAGTTGAGGTCCAGCGACTGGGGGCGGGTccacgccgctgccgccgccaacTACGCCACGCCGGACAACGACCCCAACTACTTCATG AATGAGCCCACGTTCTACACCACGGATGGCACGCCGTTCACCGCAGCCGACCCAG AGTATTCTGAGAAATACCAAGAGATCCTTGACCGGGAAGACATCAACTTCCCAGAGCAAGAAGAGAATAATGGCAGCGACTC gtatgaggaagaggaggacgacgagATGGACCCAGAGATCGAAGAAGCCTTTGAGAATTTCTGTTTGGAATCTGAAAAAGAACGGGCGAAAAGACAGTGA